One part of the Ursus arctos isolate Adak ecotype North America unplaced genomic scaffold, UrsArc2.0 scaffold_14, whole genome shotgun sequence genome encodes these proteins:
- the RDH8 gene encoding retinol dehydrogenase 8, producing MADAPRTVLISGCSSGIGLELAVQLAHDHRQRYQVVATMRDLGKKGTLEAAAGEALGQTLTVAQLDVCSDESVAQCLSCIHGGEVDVLVNNAGVGLVGPLEGLSLAAMQNVFDTNFFGAVRLVRAVLPGMKRRRKGHIVVVSSVMGLQGVVFNEAYAASKFALEGFFESLAVQLLQFNIFITLVEPGPVVTDFEGKLLEQVSTTEFPDTDPDTLHYFRDFYLPASRELFRSVGQSPQDVAQVIVKVISSARPPLRRQTNARYAPLAALKAVDPSGSLYVRTTHCLLFRWTHLLNLGLRCLACGCLRFRIWPR from the exons ATGGCTGACGCACCCCGGACTGTACTGATCTCAGGCTGCTCCTCGGGAATTGGCCTGGAGCTCGCAGTGCAGCTGGCTCATGACCACAGGCAGCGCTACCAAG TGGTGGCCACCATGAGGGACCTGGGAAAGAAGGGGACACTGGAGGCAGCTGCTGGGGAAGCTCTGGGGCAGACCCTCACCGTGGCCCAGCTGGACGTGTGCAGTGACGAGTCAGTGGCCCAGTGTCTCAGCTGCATCCATGGAGGGGAAGTGGATGTGCTGG TGAATAATGCTGGAGTGGGCCTGGTGGGGCCCCTGGAGGGGCTCAGCCTAGCTGCCATGCAGAACGTCTTTGATACCAACTTTTTCGGGGCTGTCCGTCTGGTCAGAGCTGTCCTTCCTGGcatgaagagaaggagaaagggccACATTGTGGTGGTCAGCAGTGTCATGGGGCTGCAGG GTGTCGTGTTCAATGAAGCCTATGCAGCCTCCAAGTTCGCCCTGGAGGGGTTCTTCGAAAGTCTGGCGGTCCAGCTGCTGCAGTTCAACATCTT CATCACCCTAGTGGAACCTGGCCCGGTGGTCACTGACTTTGAGGGGAAGCTCCTGGAGCAGGTTTCCACAACCGAGTTCCCGGACACTGACCCTGACACTCTGCACTACTTCCGGGATTTCtacctccctgcctccagggagCTCTTCCGCTCTGTAGGACAGAGCCCACAAGATGTGGCCCAG GTCATTGTCAAGGTGATCAGCTCCGCCAGACCACCCCTGCGCCGACAGACCAACGCCCGATACGCTCCGCTGGCTGCGCTCAAGGCCGTGGACCCCTCAGGCAGCCTGTACGTGCGCACCACACACTGTCTGCTCTTCCGCTGGACACACCTTCTCAACCTTGGCCTTCGATGTCTGGCCTGCGGCTGCCTCCGCTTCCGAATATGGCCCCGGTGA